The following proteins come from a genomic window of Trifolium pratense cultivar HEN17-A07 linkage group LG4, ARS_RC_1.1, whole genome shotgun sequence:
- the LOC123920580 gene encoding uncharacterized protein LOC123920580, protein MIHHQNKRIVKMMNMLFFVFYLATSTTVYTVDSLQRMSKDDLELERQLSLINKSPIKSIHVEAGYIVDCVDIYKQPAFDHPLLQNHKLQIKPSFERKNSQTSMKISPTKSLYGLQKVSCPKGTVPIRRVTKNDLIQDKFNDRKLTQNSFRTSTAHVFLRPSGGPYYGVNGTTSVWHPSVVKGQESAGHLYVQNGNGDGTNKIVVGWHVFPQLYNDNYTHLYTYWKSGNANGCYNILCSGFVQTAQIYFVGSRIPHTSVYRGTMTELPISLVQDPASKNWWLSVAFKTIGYFPAHLFSNLKEADEVGWGGLTVTPSGTDSPAMGTGGLPNGDFGYACYFRNVAYQTVSRKFIGPATSLAATLNDCPNCYNVRYYGDKGGQFGYSLQFGGPPCYCGK, encoded by the exons ATGATTCATCATCAAAACAAGAGAATTGTAAAAATGATGAATATGttgttctttgttttttatttggcGACTAGCACTACTGTTTACACAGTTGATAGTTTGCAACGCATGTCGAAAGATGATTTAGAGTTGGAGAGACAATTAAGTCTCATTAACAAGTCTCCTATCAAGAGTATTCAT GTCGAGGCAGGGTACATAGTTGATTGTGTTGATATCTATAAACAGCCGGCTTTTGATCATCCCTTGTTACAAAATCATAAATTGCAG ATAAAACcaagttttgaaagaaaaaatagtcaAACAAGTATGAAGATTTCGCCAACCAAATCCCTTTATGGGCTCCAGAAAGTTAGTTGTCCAAAAGGAACTGTTCCTATTCGAAGAGTCACTAAAAATGATCTCATTCAAGACAAATTCAATGATCGTAAACTAACTCAAAATAGCTTTCGCACTAGT ACTGCTCATGTATTTCTTCGACCTTCCGGTGGTCCTTACTATGGAGTAAATGGAACTACTAGTGTTTGGCATCCAAGTGTTGTTAAGGGTCAAGAAAGTGCAGGGCATTTATATGTCCAAAATGGAAATGGAGATGGTACTAATAAAATTGTAGTTGGATGGCAT GTATTTCCACAATTATATAATGATAATTATACACATTTATACACATATTGGAAg TCAGGTAATGCAAATGGATGCTATAATATATTGTGCAGCGGTTTCGTTCAGACCGCCCAAATATATTTTGTTGGTTCACGCATACCACATACATCAGTCTATCGTGGCACTATGACTGAGTTGCCAATTTCTCTTGTTCAG GATCCAGCAAGCAAAAATTGGTGGTTATCTGTGGCATTTAAGACAATTGGATATTTTCCAGCACACTTGTTCTCTAACTTGAAAGAAGCTGATGAAGTGGGATGGGGTGGGCTTACAGTAACTCCTTCGGGTACTGATAGTCCTGCGATGGGAACAGGAGGTCTCCCAAATGGTGATTTTGGTTACGCTTGTTATTTTAGGAACGTTGCATATCAAACCGTATCCAGAAAATTTATTGGACCCGCAACAAGTTTAGCAGCCACATTAAACGATTGCCCTAATTGCTATAATGTTCGCTACTATGGAGATAAAGGAGGACAATTTGGATATTCTCTTCAGTTTGGAGGACCTCCATGTTACTGTGGAAAGTAA